Genomic segment of Ewingella sp. CoE-038-23:
GCGTGATTTAGCGCCGACGTAACCCCACTGTTCGTCCATTTCCGCGCAGACAATCACATCACTGCCCGGTTGTATGCGCGAGGTTACCGACTGCGGCCTGAGTTTTTTAAGTGTCGTAAAACCGTGTTGAGGCCAACGCCCATAATGCGTGCACTGGCGCGACATCCGACGCCATTCATGGCCATATCAATGATTTTCTGATGCGTACCGGGTTGAGAAGCGGTGTAAGTGAACTGTAGCTGCCATGTTTTACGGCAGTGAGAGCAGAGATAGCGCTGATGTCCGGCAGTACTTTTACCGTTACGCACCACGCCTTCAGTAGCTGAACAGGAGGGACAGCTGATAGAAACAGAAGCCACTGGAGCACCTCAAAAACACCATCATACACTAAATCAGTAAGTTGGCACCATTACCCAATTTTGCATCAATAACGCCATCCTGCACTGGGGTCATTGACCAGCCGCGCTGTGCGCCTGCGATGAGAATCGCCTTGCGCACCTGCTCCAGAGAGTGTTGCAGAGCAATAGTTTCTCTTACGTTATGAATTGGCGTAAGGGTTGAGCAGCCGCTGAGCAAACACGCGACGACAACCGACGCTAAAATTGTATTAGAATATTTCATAATTTATTCTCATTAAATTATTAGAAACTCTCTTGAGAGTTAATTTTTTTTGCTGTGTTGGCCGATACCTACTAATACTAAATAGTTAATGAGAATAATTAAAACAGCTCATTACCATTTTCGTTTGGCTAAAGTTAACAACCTTAAACAATCATTCAACCTTTTCGGCTTATTCCGGTATTTCAGCTGTTTTGACCTATTGTGCTAATTTACAGATGAAACTTGTCAGGTTATATAATAAAGTTCCGACCTCCGAAATGTTGAGATGCAGAAGTGTATGAAATACTCATTAGATATCCTGGACTGGCAGGCAGTTGCGTCTGGTCTACGCTCTAAACAGCAGTGGAATCAATGGGCATCGCATGAGTCTGCACCAGGTTTTACTCAAACTTTAGAGAAAAGCCCGCTGATCCCCATGATGTCTGAGCGACGGATGAGTCCACCGAGCCGCGCAGCCGTTGAGGCGGGTCTAACACTACTCGAAACTCATCAGGTAGATGCTGCAATTTTTACCAGCCAGCACGGTGAATTGGAGAAAACATTTAAAATTCTGCAAACCCTGTCGCGAGAAGGGGAGGTATCGCCAACCGATTTCTCCACCTCGGTTCATAATACGGCGGCAGGTTGGTTGACCATTATTAGTAAAAACGCCTTACCTATCACTTCTCTGGCTGCGGGGCTAGATAGCTTCCAACAGGGGATGTTAGAAGCACAGGCCATGCTACTTACCGGTATGGAGCGCGTGCTGCTTATTGATTTTGACGGTCTGGTTCCTGACCTCTACTCACCGCCAAGTGGAGAGCCTTTCTATCCTTACGCCGTGGCGCTATTGCTGGCAAAGGGGGATGCTTTCAGTTGCCAATGGCAGGGGAGTGACCATGGAGATGAGGCACTGCCGCAAAGTTTGCAGTTTTTACGCTATTGGCTGCGCGCTCAGAACGAATTTTGGGTTAACGCGGGCGCTCATCGCTGGGCTTGGAAGCGCCGCTCGTGAATGAAACTTATCAGAAAGCACATTGGCTAAATCGCGTTTGGCGCTGGACAGCCACCGGCTTCTTTTTTGGCATTTTCGGAATTGGCGGATTAGCACTCTCCCTAATCTGGTTTAGTCTGTTGCGGCTATTTATCCGCCAGCCTGAGAAATTGCATCGCCTGACGCTGCAGAGCATCCGCTACAGCTTCCGCTTCTTCTTGAGCGCGCTGCGTGGCGTTGGCGTGTTGGACTATCGCTTTATCGGCATTGAGAAGTTTGAGCAGGACGCCGGATGCCTAGTGGTTGCTAATCACCCCAGCCTGTTAGATTACGTGTTCCTTGCGTCCTGCATGCCGCGCTGTGATTGCATTGTAAAACAGGCTTTGTTGAGTAATCCGTTTGTTCGCGGCGTGATCCGCGCCGCTGGCTATCTGGTTAATGCCGGTTCGGAGGAGTTGATGTTAGCCTGCGAGGCGCGTTTAAAGATGGGGGGCACGCTGTTAGTGTTCCCGGAAGGGACGCGAACCGTTGTCGGGAAGCCGATGGCGTTGCAGCGAGGCGCCGCCAATATCGCGCTCAGAGCACATTGTGATATCAGGGTGGTGCGTATCTCCTGTACCCCGCCCATGCTGACCAAACAGGGCAAATGGTATAACATTCCGCCGACTAAACCGCAGTTCATTATTTCTGTAGAAAACAAGTTCAGTGCCGATAAGTTCATTGATGAACACGACCTTTCTCCTGCTTTGGCAGCGAGACGTTTGACGCACCATTTACGGTCAGAGTTGACGCGGTAGTCATTAAAATAACGAGAAATAAGTCATGGTTCCTTTAAGTAACGAAATCAAACTCCTCATTATTGAGACATTGAATCTCGAGGGGATGACCCCTGAGGAGATCGACACCGCTTCGCCGCTGTTTGGTGACGGTCTGGGACTGGACTCCATTGATGCTTTAGAACTTGGGTTAGCTTTAAAGAATAAGTATGGATTGGTTCTCTCTGCAGAGAGTCAGGAAATGCGCGCGCATTTTTATTCGGTAGAGACCCTCGCTAAATTTATTTCTGAACAGCGTGGTTGAGAGAGACGTATGCAGAAGCAAGAGATTTATCAAGAAATTAGAGTACTGCTGGTGAAACTGTTCGAGCTTGATGAAGATGATATCAAGCCAGAATCAAGACTGTATGAAGATCTGGATTTGGACAGCATCGATGCGGTCGATCTCATCGTGCATTTGCAGAAAACCACGGGTCGAAAAATCAAACCTGAGATGTTTAAGTCGGTGCGCACCGTCCAGGATGTGGTTGACGCCATCGGCCAACTGCTCGAATCAGAACCGCAGTAAGAGAGTGTCGCGACTGATTCGAGCCAGCCAGTGGCTGTTGCCGCTAGTCATTTTGGCTTATCCCTTTGCCGTTTGGTTGGGAATTAAGCACGCAGGCATAGCAGTTCTGGCCCCTATTTTAATCGTGGTTTTTATTCTGCGGCTGATCACTTTTCGCGGAAAACTGAGCCAGCTGGCGTTTTTGGGCAAAGCGATTGCGGCGGTGGGCATCCTGCTGGCGCTTTCGAGCTGGGTGCTGAATAAGAGTCAGATGCTGCTCTACTACCCGGTCGCGGTGAATGCATTACTGTTTATATTGTTTTTCTCCTCTCTGTTTTATACGCCAACAATTATCGAACGACTTGCTCGTTTGAGTGAGCCGGATTTACCGCCAAGGGGCATCGCTTATACGCGAAAAGTCACCCAGACTTGGTGTGTGTTTTTTATTTTTAACGGTGCATTCGCGCTTTATACCTGTTTGCGCGGGGACCTTGCGCTATGGACGTTTTACAACGGCGGGTTAAGTTATCTGCTGATTGGCTTATTGATGAGTGTTGAATGGATAGTCAGAAAAAGGGTGCGGCGCGACTAACTTTGCCAATATCAGGCTGGCTGTCAGCAGAGCGGCCAGATGACCAACGGGTGGCCTGGTCCAAAAGCCGCGAATGGCAGGTAAAAGATTTGCGGCTTGATGTGCTTCATCTCGTCAATCAAATCAGCGCCACGACGGCGGCAAGATGGGCGCTCTGCTTTGATAGCCCTTACGCCTTTACCGCCGCTCTGCTGGCTGTGCTCTACTGCGGGCGAACGCCGATTTTACCCGGCCATTGTCGTCAGGCGGTGCTGCGCGAGATGCAGCCTGAGTTCGACGCACTGCTTACTGACCAGCCCCTCGAACTGAATTGCCCGACGCTGTACTTTCCTTTCGACTCTCAACCGCCACCATCGCCTGAATCACTCGCTCTGCCGCCGTGGCAGGAGGGGCTGTCGGTGGTGCTTTTCACCTCAGGCTCGACGGGAACGCCGCAAAAAGTGGTGAAAACCCTTGCCAGCCTTGAGCAAGAAGCTGAGTGGCTGGCTCAGTGCTGGCAAGAATTCCCGGCTAACGCTCGACTGGCCGCCACGGTGGCGCATCACCATATGTACGGGCTGACATTCAGTCTGATTCTGCCTCTGTCGCTGGGGTTGCCGATTTACGCTAGCCGAATCGAATACCACGAGCAGCTGATTGAGTTGGCCCATGGCGGCGATCTGGTGCTGATTGCCAGCCCGGCCTTCTTGCAAAGGCTTGACCCCGCGCTGCCTGCTACCCACTGCCGGCAGGTATTCTCTGCGGGTGGCCCACTGAGTTATGACGCCGCCCAGCGCGCTCTGAGCCAATGCGGCGTGCTGCCGACAGAGATTTACGGCACCACGGAAACCGGCATTCTCGCCCAGCGCCAGCAACAGGTGCCCAATTCGCCGTGGGAGCTATTTGCCGGCGTCACTCTGGTTGGCCATGATGAGGGCGGCCATTCGGCACTATCGGCATTGATCCCGCAGCCCAAAGGCGTGCGGCTGAACGATAATATTAAGCTGCTGGCCGATCCGCGCCAGTTTCACCTTGGCGATCGTCAGGATCGGGTGATTAAGATTGCCGAGCAGCGTATTTCGCTGACTGAAGTAGAGCTACGTTTGCAGGGGCTGGAGTGGCTGTCAGATGCCAGCGTGCTGGTGTTCCAGAAGCGCGGGCGGGATCACGTCGCGGCGCTGATTGTGCTGAGTTCAGCCGGGCAGCAGCAATTAGGCAGCTTGGGGCTGGCCGCATTTCAGGCTGCGCTGCGTCAGCAACTGCGCGCTTGGCTTTCCCCGGTCGCCATTCCACGGCTTTGGCGAATCGCGCCTTCCATCCCGCTCAATGCCCAAGGAAAACGGGCCTATGCGGAAATACAGGAAATGTTTTTATGATGATGCCAGAGGTGCTTCACTCTCAACGCGAGGCAGATGTCCTGACCCTCACTCTGCGCCTACAGCCTGAGCTGCTGTGGTTCGAAGGTCATTTTCCCGAGTTGTCGATTCTGCCCGGCGTCGCGCAGGTGAACTGGGTGATGGCATTTGCCCGCCAAGATTTCCCGCAGATGGGAACCTTTGGCGGCATGGAAGTACTCAAATTCCAGAAGCCGCTATTTCCTAACGAACAGGTTGAGCTGCGCATCGAATGGCTGAAAGAGAAGCAGCGTCTGGCGTTTAGCTATCAGGCTGCACAGCAGGCGGCGAGCAGCGGGAAAGTAATTTTATGTCCTTAACCGCCGCCGATTTCCGCCCCTGCATCATTATTCCCTGTTTCAATCATGGCCCGATGATGGCGGGCGTGTTGGCGCGTCTGGATAAATTCAACCTGCCTTGTCTTATCATTGATGACGGTAGCGAACCCGCCACGGCGCTGGAGTTACGGCGTTTATCCGCCGAGCTGCCTCAGGTTTCACTGACGCGCCTGACTGAGAATCAGGGCAAGGGGGCTGCGGTCATCGCGGCGTTAAAACAGGCTTCAGCCTTGAATTACACCCACGCGGTGCAGGTGGATGCCGACGGGCAGCACCAGTTGGAGGATCTTCCGGCGATGCTCGCTGAGGCGCAAAAATACCCGGATGACCTGATCTCCGGCCAGCCAATCTATGATGAGTCGGTGCCGAAATCCCGTCTATACGGCCGCTATGTCACCCATGTTTGGGTATGGATTGAAACGCTGTCGCTGTCGCTGAAAGACAGCATGTGCGGCTTTCGCGTTTACCCGCTGGCCCCTTGTCTTGAGCTAATGCAGCGCCATCGGCTGGGTGAGCGAATGGATTTCGACACCGAAATCATGGTTCGTCTCTATTGGCAGGGGACGCGCAGCCGTTTCCTCCCCACCCGCGTGACTTATCCGCAGGACGGCCTCTCGCACTTTGACGCCCTGAAAGACAACCTGCGCATTTCGTGGATGCACACCCGCCTGTTCTTCGGCATGTTGCCGCGCATCCCCCGGCTACTGCGAATGCGGCGCAAAGTGACTGCTAACTCACACTGGTCGCAAACCCCCGAGCGGCAAGGGCTGTGGGGCATCCGGCTGATGCTCAAGGTCTATCAGCTGCTGGGGCGCAGAGCCTTTGAGCTGCTGCTCTATCCGGTGATTGGCTATTTCTGGCTGACCGGGCGAACCCAGCGTCAGGCCTCGCAGCACTATTTACGCCGCGTGGCGCGCTATGCCGAGCTGCATCAGCACCGCTTGCCTTATCGGCTGAGCAGCTTCCGCCATTTTCTGCGTTTCGGCGACGCCATGCTGAATAAACTCGCCAGCTGGCGCGGCGATACCGTGCTCGGCCACAACGCCGTGATGGTTAATCGTGAACTTTGCGAAGCGCAGATCGCCTCCGGTCGCGGGACGCTGATCCTTGCTTCCCATCTTGGCGATATTGAATCCTGCCGCGCGCTGGGCGAGCTCAATCACAATGTGAAGGTCAACGCGCTGGTGTTTACTCAGCACGCCGAGCGTTTTAATCAGATCATGAAAGAGGTCAATCCGCAGGCCAATATCAATCTGATCCAAGTCTCGACCCTTGGCCCGGATACCGCCGTGATGCTGAAAAGCAAGCTGGAAGCCGGGGAGTGGGTGGCCATCGTCGGCGACCGAACTTCCGCCGGGCAGCATGCTCGCGGAGAAGCGCCTCGGGTAGTGCGCAGCCGTTTTCTTGGCGAACTCGCCACT
This window contains:
- a CDS encoding IS1 family transposase (programmed frameshift), which encodes MASVSISCPSCSATEGVVRNGKSTAGHQRYLCSHCRKTWQLQFTYTASQPGTHQKIIDMAMNGVGCRASARIMGVGLNTVLRHFKKLRPQSVTSRIQPGSDVIVCAEMDEQWGYVGAKSRQRWLFYAYDRIRRTVVAHVFGERTLATLERLLSLLSAFEVVVWMTDGWPLYESRLKGELHVISKRYTQRIERHNLNLRQHLSRLGRKSLSFSKSVELHDKVIGHYLNIKHYQ
- a CDS encoding beta-ketoacyl synthase chain length factor, producing MKYSLDILDWQAVASGLRSKQQWNQWASHESAPGFTQTLEKSPLIPMMSERRMSPPSRAAVEAGLTLLETHQVDAAIFTSQHGELEKTFKILQTLSREGEVSPTDFSTSVHNTAAGWLTIISKNALPITSLAAGLDSFQQGMLEAQAMLLTGMERVLLIDFDGLVPDLYSPPSGEPFYPYAVALLLAKGDAFSCQWQGSDHGDEALPQSLQFLRYWLRAQNEFWVNAGAHRWAWKRRS
- a CDS encoding lysophospholipid acyltransferase family protein, producing MNETYQKAHWLNRVWRWTATGFFFGIFGIGGLALSLIWFSLLRLFIRQPEKLHRLTLQSIRYSFRFFLSALRGVGVLDYRFIGIEKFEQDAGCLVVANHPSLLDYVFLASCMPRCDCIVKQALLSNPFVRGVIRAAGYLVNAGSEELMLACEARLKMGGTLLVFPEGTRTVVGKPMALQRGAANIALRAHCDIRVVRISCTPPMLTKQGKWYNIPPTKPQFIISVENKFSADKFIDEHDLSPALAARRLTHHLRSELTR
- a CDS encoding phosphopantetheine-binding protein, which produces MVPLSNEIKLLIIETLNLEGMTPEEIDTASPLFGDGLGLDSIDALELGLALKNKYGLVLSAESQEMRAHFYSVETLAKFISEQRG
- a CDS encoding acyl carrier protein; this translates as MQKQEIYQEIRVLLVKLFELDEDDIKPESRLYEDLDLDSIDAVDLIVHLQKTTGRKIKPEMFKSVRTVQDVVDAIGQLLESEPQ
- a CDS encoding AMP-binding protein, which produces MDSQKKGAARLTLPISGWLSAERPDDQRVAWSKSREWQVKDLRLDVLHLVNQISATTAARWALCFDSPYAFTAALLAVLYCGRTPILPGHCRQAVLREMQPEFDALLTDQPLELNCPTLYFPFDSQPPPSPESLALPPWQEGLSVVLFTSGSTGTPQKVVKTLASLEQEAEWLAQCWQEFPANARLAATVAHHHMYGLTFSLILPLSLGLPIYASRIEYHEQLIELAHGGDLVLIASPAFLQRLDPALPATHCRQVFSAGGPLSYDAAQRALSQCGVLPTEIYGTTETGILAQRQQQVPNSPWELFAGVTLVGHDEGGHSALSALIPQPKGVRLNDNIKLLADPRQFHLGDRQDRVIKIAEQRISLTEVELRLQGLEWLSDASVLVFQKRGRDHVAALIVLSSAGQQQLGSLGLAAFQAALRQQLRAWLSPVAIPRLWRIAPSIPLNAQGKRAYAEIQEMFL
- a CDS encoding ApeI family dehydratase, with amino-acid sequence MMMPEVLHSQREADVLTLTLRLQPELLWFEGHFPELSILPGVAQVNWVMAFARQDFPQMGTFGGMEVLKFQKPLFPNEQVELRIEWLKEKQRLAFSYQAAQQAASSGKVILCP
- a CDS encoding glycosyltransferase family 2 protein, which gives rise to MSLTAADFRPCIIIPCFNHGPMMAGVLARLDKFNLPCLIIDDGSEPATALELRRLSAELPQVSLTRLTENQGKGAAVIAALKQASALNYTHAVQVDADGQHQLEDLPAMLAEAQKYPDDLISGQPIYDESVPKSRLYGRYVTHVWVWIETLSLSLKDSMCGFRVYPLAPCLELMQRHRLGERMDFDTEIMVRLYWQGTRSRFLPTRVTYPQDGLSHFDALKDNLRISWMHTRLFFGMLPRIPRLLRMRRKVTANSHWSQTPERQGLWGIRLMLKVYQLLGRRAFELLLYPVIGYFWLTGRTQRQASQHYLRRVARYAELHQHRLPYRLSSFRHFLRFGDAMLNKLASWRGDTVLGHNAVMVNRELCEAQIASGRGTLILASHLGDIESCRALGELNHNVKVNALVFTQHAERFNQIMKEVNPQANINLIQVSTLGPDTAVMLKSKLEAGEWVAIVGDRTSAGQHARGEAPRVVRSRFLGELATFPQGPFILASALKVPVFLMFGLKQNQQLHIYFEAFADPLLLPRNERQQSLQAAVDHYAQRLEHYCLLAPHDWFNFFDFWQPPQVDAAQRDPD